The genomic DNA ccaccattctctctgtatcaagtaagtaaggtaagcaagacagaaagacaggcgaCGAACTATTcaaaattaaatgcaacattgcCGTTGATCATTAAATTTGATAGAGATACTGGCATGTCCACCATAGTGGCATTTGAAGGATGGAGATTTAACGTTTGTGGACCCTGACCACTGCTGGTTGGGACATTGGCATTTGAAGGACGGAGATTTAATGTTTGTGGACCCTGACCACTGCTGGTTGGGACGTTGCGGGACGACAAAATGTTGCTCCATTCTCGTCTCTCCTGGACTGACGGAGCCCAACAAGCCTGCGGGCTGCTTTCACAGCGATGCCCCATCACAGACATGATCTGGCGAGTCTCCAGCCCAGCGTCTGAGAGTCGACCCACAGCCGTGCTCCGGAGGCTGTGGTTTGTGTAAATCCGCGACAGACCCACCTTTAAGACACAAATATTTATGAGGGCTGAAGAAGCGTTAGGCATAATACATAGGGCTACATTATTATTAGAATTGTACAGACCTCTTCgctgattttttttagcatgtctCCCAGGTAGTGGACACCCATCGGCTCCCTCGAGTACCACACATCAGATGCCACGGTGATGGAGCGCTTCGGGTGCAGATAAAAAGATTTTGCGTCTGGGGGACATTTAGAGATGTACTTCTTGAAACTTTTTACTGGGCACAGGGGATCCCCGGGCCTTGCGAACATAAAACCTCTTAGGTTTTGCTTGTGTGGGTCGTTTGGATCTTTATGATTTTTAGTGTCAGGATTATGTGCTAGGCTGACGTATTCAACGCCATCCTCGTCTCTCTGGATGCTGAAAGATGTCATGGTCAGCTCACGGTTCCCCTCCCTGCCACGCCGAGccaaacacagctggatgtcAAACCACACCTTTCTGACAAGGCCGAGGGGCGTATCGGGAGACAGCGCAGGTGAACATCTGATTATCTCAAGGTCCGACTCAGGGATACGAGGATGGTGGAAGCTGGTGTCTTTCCCACTCTTTCTGTAACGCTTCAGTATCGCCTTAAAAACCGCATTACTGCTCTTGAACACAGTGTCGCTAATGATGTTGACGTCTCTTAAGTGGCGATTAATGCTGGCTCTCAAACTCCTCAAACTGGCAACACTGTATTCTCTTCCTTCCTTAGTGGACTGGACAGATGCATAAAACAGTCGCAAAATGTCATTGAGAGTAGTGGCAGTGTAGTTCTCAAAGTTGATGTCCATGTTTTTCTGAGCCAGGAAGTCTCTTAATGTTTTAACTGCCCATTTCgtggttttctttgtgttgacCTCGTCCTTGTCATCCTCTAAATTGTTCAATTCCTCCGGTGTCACCTCCTTGTGTCGTATCTCCTTCTTCTTATaacctcttctctctttctcttctgctgcatcccagtctttaaaatgatcaaattcacCAAATAGGTTAAAGGAAACTATAAAATCACTCATGTtgtctactgtcttgccgttgtgataaataaactgtgaaataatgtatgttaacgtatgttctgagtttctgttgccacggttaccaactagcatttgagccagcgcaataatttagaaaaatcagCCTATTTGATCGGAACTTTTCATgggtgtcctacaacactttttaacagacaccctgcagccaatcagaatcaagtattcacccagaccatggtataagtgTTCTTATTCTGTACTTTCTTATAGCACTTACGTAACCGAATGAATGTCCTTGTACCGTTCAGAGTTGTAAGATAACATGACTGGTGAAAACCAGGTCTGATAACAAGAGGCAGAGgacacttttctcttctctcttgtcTGTCAGTGAGGCCTGTTGCATTAGATACTCGCCTAAATAACACTCACACAGGTTACTTCTCACATTCCAAGGACAAGATGTGGACAGTAGTTGGGCTGTCCACATCCTGGTCACTGGCCAATTACATTCGGTTGCGTAAGTCCAACTTCTGTACGGTGCTGTCTTAAGcccaagaagataaatgtgaagtTTTATCAGAAATCTGTGCTCATTCTGACGGAGGTCCTGCGAGAACTCTGTGGTTCTGAACCCAGCACTGCAATACTTCACCTGTGACCTCAATACATACTTCAGCTGTGATCTGAAGATTTCTCTGGTCTGTTCTTGGActtccaacaaaagaatcgGGGCTAACAGGCACACCTGAAATCTTTTCCACACGTTTTGCAAGAACACggcttctcccctgtgtggatcGTCATATGATTATTTAATAATGTTGCCTGCCTAAATcttttcccacaggtgttgcATGAATaaggcttctcacctgtgtggatcctcataTGAGCATTCAATGATGTTGCCTGCCTAAATcttttcccacaggtgttgcATGAATGAGGCTTCTGacctgtgtggatcctcataTGACTATTCAATGCTGATGCCTGACTGAATcttttcccacaggtgttgcACGAATACGGcctctcccctgtgtggatcCTCACATGAGTATTCAATGATGGTTTCTGATTGAATCTTCTCCCGCAGGTGTTGCACAAATatggcttctcacctgtgtggatcctcAGGTGTCTCTGAAGTTGTGACTTAAACTTAAAAGCTTTTCCACAAGTGTCGCATTTGTGAGACTTTTTAACTGTGTGAGGATTACAGTGAACTTCTGACAAATTTGGATTGTATATATTGTCACAGTGACTTTCGCTTTCCTTTGGCTTAAGATCTGAATCTCTACATGATCCTGAGTCTCCatgctcacctcctctctgatctTGGCTCTCAGCTACATGAGAGCTGTTGGAGACGAGCTGCTGGTCACTTTCCTCATGAGCAGGAGTCAACATGAAAGCTTCAGTCTCCTCCTTCAGTAcaagctgctcttcctcctgacTGGTACAaagttcctcctcttcctctttaatCTGAGGAGGTTCTGACTCCTCTTGGTCCAGACTGGAGTTCCTCTCCTGGTCACAgagagcctcctcctcctcctcctcctcctccttctgacGGACATGTTGCTGTGGGAGCTCTTCAGGGACAGACAGTAAAACGCTACTGTGATGACAGAGATAAAATGCAGTTGTGCTAGCAAACTACCACCATTATATATTCAAACACCTGGGGTTGGACACATTCGGAATTTCTCTGTcttgtaataataatactaacCATAATAAAATTTCACACACCTATTCTGTGTAACTTTATTTCAGGTTTCCAGACGACATCCAGCAGTCTGCGCTGACGGTCGATCTCTTCTTCGTACTCGACGACAGTTTTTTCAACAACTCTGAATATTTCCTcggcagcagcagtcagtcgCTCGTTGACAAACTCTCTCAAGTATTTAACTGCAGACATTGTTGCTTCATTAAAATGAGATACCTACGATACAATGTTGCTTTCCAGCTAACTCAGTGCAGATgcgtctttcttcttcttcttcttcttcttcgtcttcttcttcttcttcttcttcgttgaCGGGTAACGGCAGCTTACATCGCATTACTGCCCTCTTCTGATGGTAATTAGCTACAACAgtgtccttttttaaaaacgggttgggggggggggggggggtgtttgtcttttttttagtgctgtcaaaaatatcgcgttattaacgcgttaacgcaaatcaattttaacggcgtcatttttttttatcgcgcgatgAACGTTCtctgtgacctagtgaacttgtagttttttataagctgtggccactgctagtaacgttacaaatactacaggatccgattgtaaaccggaaacaaaacaatagacacgctccacgcatgttttggtctcgcctgctcgctagctgtgaaagtgtaggcggataaagcgcgaaacgccgaaatggatgcgaacaagattctgaatagaaagtttagtttcaaaaagttgccagatgagtcgactgacaagaccaaagtttggacagaggcatatggataccgcaactaaaaacaagcctactgcagccatagacaagtaatgttcattctttctgagagaaataagaggctgcgttgataagcctctggtgaataaacagaagagcatcatagtttgactgcttgtatgttcaaacgaaacttaagaaaggaaagtttaagccatggttcaactgcactataggctgagtcctagtttacaatgatgtgcactttgtaacttgtatcaccctgttttgatcccctagaaagggttgttgaatgggcttttttgtaaccaagtttttttttttgttttttttttgtcatctgtttattgatattgttaaaatgtgtgagatttgattcattcaaatgtgaatgactgctcaaagtgagaatgttagtgtgaaatataacactacacattgttttcaataaaaaacatttgcataaagcaagcctatccacttttccatgttgataagagtgttaaatgataattaatgggacatttagaataaataaaaattgcgattaatttgcgattaatcacgattaaatattttaattgattgacagcactactttttttacaaactttattgaaaacatcagtgtgtacagtacacaGAACGATACAGAGACATTAGCGACACATTACGGAAAAGACAGACTAAgatacaaagaaaagaaatagaaggtgtaaataaataaagacaaaatagTATGCGAGAGCATGTTTTATGTAAATAATTTGAGTGTGTTACAAATGTTAATAGTCTTTAAAGCTTTTTTGTTGTTcgatccaaaacatgagcgtccaggcttaatcggttgcacaaagaccaagccaggatgagcagacacggattcaacaagccaggtgaacctatcctggataagtatgtgcacgcggcttcctcaaatagaccccgccatcgatcacagattcaccgattcaccatggcaactagagcagCCACTTTTCCCCGTCTGAGGTAGAAGgcctcatggaggcttacgaggaggtgaaggaccaaattaaaaagaaaggcaacaccgccacagttataaaacaacgagagaaagcgtggcaaatcatctaaaataataatttatcTGCTGACAAatgataattaataataaatgatgataattaatgaaattaattaaaattgaaattaatgatgcttatgttttgtgttaatgtttaaataatgaccgtggatccgtttgtgatgactgctcactgagataagggatgagattaaatagatcctggaatttaacctggtctggagcaggctagctgcacagaataaatctccatggtaacttatcccataacatatcccactttccactatcctgcttttgtgcaactggATCATGGATAaattgagccaggataaccacCATATCCCGGCTTAAAGCCGGGATATGgtggttatcctggctcaattTATCCTCAACCAAGCAGTgcttggtgtggccacagccacaggtgaagcccataaACATGACGtgccatgtgtctttctccggtcagttgtcatgggaacaagacgctctgacggtggtgcgcatttagaccataatacatccatggtt from Chaetodon trifascialis isolate fChaTrf1 chromosome 6, fChaTrf1.hap1, whole genome shotgun sequence includes the following:
- the LOC139332096 gene encoding zinc finger protein 501-like, whose protein sequence is MSAVKYLREFVNERLTAAAEEIFRVVEKTVVEYEEEIDRQRRLLDVVWKPEIKLHRIELPQQHVRQKEEEEEEEEALCDQERNSSLDQEESEPPQIKEEEEELCTSQEEEQLVLKEETEAFMLTPAHEESDQQLVSNSSHVAESQDQRGGEHGDSGSCRDSDLKPKESESHCDNIYNPNLSEVHCNPHTVKKSHKCDTCGKAFKFKSQLQRHLRIHTGEKPYLCNTCGRRFNQKPSLNTHVRIHTGERPYSCNTCGKRFSQASALNSHMRIHTGQKPHSCNTCGKRFRQATSLNAHMRIHTGEKPYSCNTCGKRFRQATLLNNHMTIHTGEKPCSCKTCGKDFRCAC
- the LOC139332030 gene encoding uncharacterized protein; this encodes MSSVEYLREFVSERLTAAAEEIFRVFEITIVEYEEEIDRQRRLLDIVWKPEIKLHRIELPQQHVSQKEDEEEDEEEEEALCDQERNSSLDEEESEHPQIKEEEEERCTSQEGEQLVLKEETEAFMLTPAHEESDQQLLSNSSHVAESQDQRGGEHRNAEPKPKKRHHISRSHSHNECNSTLSKIDSSTHTDKTSLKCDTCGKAFKFKSKLQRHLSVHTDWDAAEEKERRGYKKKEIRHKEVTPEELNNLEDDKDEVNTKKTTKWAVKTLRDFLAQKNMDINFENYTATTLNDILRLFYASVQSTKEGREYSVASLRSLRASINRHLRDVNIISDTVFKSSNAVFKAILKRYRKSGKDTSFHHPRIPESDLEIIRCSPALSPDTPLGLVRKVWFDIQLCLARRGREGNRELTMTSFSIQRDEDGVEYVSLAHNPDTKNHKDPNDPHKQNLRGFMFARPGDPLCPVKSFKKYISKCPPDAKSFYLHPKRSITVASDVWYSREPMGVHYLGDMLKKISEEVGLSRIYTNHSLRSTAVGRLSDAGLETRQIMSVMGHRCESSPQACWAPSVQERREWSNILSSRNVPTSSGQGPQTLNLRPSNANVPTSSEKFYSNHLLE